A genomic region of Helicoverpa armigera isolate CAAS_96S chromosome 31, ASM3070526v1, whole genome shotgun sequence contains the following coding sequences:
- the LOC110382180 gene encoding uncharacterized protein LOC110382180: MSDKSFGDCPNRNIVKNPLLSTAVTGLSIEDLTHNAVLVPVAASQGLITRSDHQIGSTNPTLGHSEHEITNFPSGDSNTNVFSPQTTISAHPHSLDNPHPSHHDNRQENMTSTVSKASSKSDDDFDVNEYFARLHGTRYVSAPINSNPDQNANLSATEDNLEEINLNDDKNVDVQQSLTADIAQNFSQLPTVLPHVASAVFSSFSNMLSYKSREQTPDEKPQGFQEVPFQSPGSVGPGFVGQDLATPMMAEEVVKEVAPPPKEPPGCGSSNFRITTKKKYAQIPGLSSGHNFETSQKIELNPLTKNATNFFVPSREDNVVTEPFNPAQDNNNTTETNAPKIQETYNIFSPAVENKLSEFDPNVFNVPSQNEPKPFEERLPPPPSYASHDPTPSNAIPPPPMFSSQRSSSQTVKSVLPPSVARRIGSNNPVIKPKAVQSITTENIFVPSFDPMNYPSAAPAQAIGSFSNTHSLSAFSAPMFGTELSTESQEQANIASIPPPAQFTQPAPTEFATPPLAPPPSVIAPPSKAPPRLPPQNLASPPSNIMPPSVAAPPMFGPTFSSNPTTFVPSTGSVDGKSNASADYSLPPMSNIFSPTTQAATQPIQPPGPIKPPPIGSTQNIAPSFFTPPSSNVASSFYSAENVVEPPQKPLIEPPKATGSVNFRMNKKRPQYYSGPIEGVGSISNSVKPVIPTVDSGSFQGALFTPEQPKADQNVPSAVPFDLSKPVENVPLVPQFNVANPTQNVQPPAAFDITQPAAYSLYDNDNVSYVQHTETQYNTAFDLSRPTTESYNQQEEPKESKGFGIIGSLKSKLSSIDINKIQHSVTTFFDPAYNNAAKDEATAQMPQQNAPYSTMPYEPQPAQTNLDMFLPSQQNTQTYNYDFQQHQNAVYLNNEYYKYPNFQNQGQPLAGHCSNSHHYPSHSSHPKPFDTPQGYPDPTANAHMYTNPASNVQQQDALKPTNQPATQELITAKTFKETQDYNAERKMDENVARAGPEVARLVQSTTSIEEKFATNFFDMGASEAQKPLFVPTADIPASVPDIPKADLFQEIKHVPQDIKPEPVAMFDPNTVNLFGKLTIDNKDPEKDKAEKQNITTYGAQSIDLFANIGSNEDKSADLTSQLFPNAPADKNDVQKSEDIIKVDNLFSSPLFDSKENTLAKDSLLNTLSKDDVPILGVSSVPLFGLSTILADKAKEFNQAEKASSLSDRNSSMSFFDHTQKSEDYGAKNADPLNRNASFSFFENLPKTQQNDDHDYDKKTEILSGKSSASFFENVDARGQEIKFESSDSKNDEENEYETANIGIETQDDKESVSELSICETCREVNKPEDRDDDQDVTNQLIENITSPIQLSNPVEAPLSEASLTEPTNTEQVKLDAGQFEEISHITEETIETIQVQSATELLEDVDEIKSMNYGWTESALKQDYNFNIDPNPIGFIGCNSLFFDKVPTNADEIKHHEDMLARQLSAPSAPPAEDEEDSKSDEAGILDVHSIEQDANKDFPIFEEFVIEPENDDDKDFSESSEKELDSFTNRVEKAKNMDLSEPTDHQKGLFFDTPSQPISMVSYFDTGNYAVETHYRNTNTRPAPTLTIPPGFEEDFKRRVALAKQREEKIRKELTVVPDTSTQTRTTSVATYCSSRIAPTFSTAQPIGFNVEANITSLVDDLSEPSPEFEAAPGSTLTKSFKKNKDDEHKKLKDLPTDFIDDGEENLAAKLPEIPDVFSFKSTKNEPKMPEFPIAPGAKIEDKSTKLPDLSTAFAPKLEDKLEPTLPAFTAFSAPKEEKAFTAFSAPKEEKAFTAFSAPKEEKAETKLPDPINFFSDTTANPSEGFSRLASYFSSPPKTEHAKSFFELSQSQNHYRHASAEQKTKIHDLMKDLTSVQNLTVTKDQTLRHVNYFTVEYDAVLPDFNKGDVSKERGELVDSNDVLDLGSLVTNCRYCSKIIDNSFKVRTAVNEKSDQGSNSPPMEPKKETARGSVTVNFDGLAIHEESNEEVAGLNENRAATEYTPVKHHWFYRVDVEDKSIWRGFSVADSRALETAYLNPELNDQTLVPTDGGRYDVNVVGRLRIPVYWTDKPTNVRRCSWFYKGTTDARYVPYTEPVAEKLEEEYRHGMTTSEWHRRLVLPNGEVVVMHGPAVMVHFLHSDAFSTPPQSSSRPRVVRRGHDESEIEDTEPSSIDHLLLLCHGVGSACDMRFRSVEEVVEDFRATSLQLIQSHYRNSYDQGVVSRVEVLPISWHATLHSGETGVDRRLSQITLDSIPRLRNFTNDTVLDVLFYTSPVFCQTILDTVCKELNRIYEIFLQRNPTFKGGVSLGGHSLGSVILYDLLCHQAEPSKDGSISPSNKNYVKGPAGTGQPCVNYPQLAFKPAAMYALGSPIAIFECIRGVESLGSSFSLPTCKNFFNIFHPYDPIAYRIEPLINPVLRDLKPYLIPHHKGRKRMHLELKDTMARVGADLKQKLLESLRSTWNKWKTAPPTDGQLEKVVEEEIEKEQLTDESSEELARETELSTPDKLGRLNNGRRVDYVLQEAPLEMINEYLFAMSSHVGYWESEDTMLLMLREIYDALGVQPDCTVPQQNLTVQRTRTVTKDETIVINSDYPSTSRGAI, translated from the exons ATCACCAAATCGGGTCCACAAACCCAACCCTGGGGCATTCCGAGCATGAAATCACGAACTTTCCTTCAGGCGATTCAAACACCAACGTGTTTTCACCTCAGACTACTATATCTGCCCACCCCCACTCTTTAGACAACCCCCATCCCTCCCACCATGACAACAGACAAGAAAATATGACATCCACCGTGTCAAAGGCTTCATCTAAATCCGACGACGATTTTGACGTGAACGAATACTTCGCAAGATTACACGGAACTAGATATGTGAGCGCTCCTATAAACAGCAATCCGGATCAAAATGCTAATCTATCCGCAACGGAAGATAACTTAGAAGAGATTAATCTGAATGACGATAAAAATGTTGATGTGCAACAAAGTTTGACCGCAGATATAGCTCAGAACTTCTCACAGCTACCGACAGTTTTACCACATGTAGCAAGCGCGGTGTTCAGCTCTTTTTCAAACATGTTGAGTTATAAGAGTCGAGAGCAGACTCCTGATGAGAAGCCACAAGGGTTTCAAGAGGTGCCGTTTCAAAGCCCAGGGTCTGTGGGACCAGGATTCGTTGGACAGGACCTGGCTACGCCAATGATGGCtgaggaagtggtgaaggaagTTGCACCGCCGCCCAAAGAACCTCCTGGTTGTG GATCATCGAACTTcagaataacaacaaaaaagaaatacgCTCAAATACCAGGACTAAGCTCTGGACATAACTTCGAAACTTCACAGAAAATTGAACTTAATCCATTAACTAAAAACGCCACAAATTTTTTCGTACCTTCACGTGAAGATAATGTTGTTACAGAACCTTTTAATCCAgcacaagataataataatactacAGAAACAAATGCACCCAAAATACAAGaaacatataatattttcagtcCAGCAGTCGAGAATAAGCTAAGCGAATTTGATCCTAACGTCTTTAATGTTCCAAGTCAAAATGAACCAAAACCGTTTGAAGAGCGTTTACCACCACCGCCGTCTTATGCATCCCATGATCCAACGCCTAGCAATGCAATACCACCTCCTCCGATGTTCTCATCACAGAGAAGCAGCAGTCAGACTGTTAAGTCTGTCTTACCTCCATCTGTGGCCAGACGTATAGGATCGAACAATCCAGTTATTAAACCGAAAGCAGTGCAATCGATAACCACAGAAAATATATTCGTTCCATCATTTGATCCTATGAACTATCCGTCTGCAGCACCGGCACAGGCTATTGGATCTTTTAGTAATACACATTCCTTATCTGCGTTTAGTGCACCAATGTTTGGCACGGAACTGTCAACAGAAAGTCAAGAGCAAGCTAATATTGCGAGCATACCACCTCCGGCACAATTTACACAGCCAGCGCCAACTGAGTTTGCTACTCCGCCCTTGGCTCCACCTCCGAGTGTAATAGCACCGCCAAGCAAAGCACCACCAAGATTACCACCACAAAACTTGGCTTCACCACCGTCTAACATAATGCCACCAAGTGTAGCAGCCCCACCAATGTTTGGCCCAACATTCTCATCGAATCCAACTACGTTTGTACCATCTACCGGATCTGTAGATGGCAAATCAAACGCTAGTGCAGATTATTCTTTACCGCCAATGAGCAATATATTTTCACCAACCACGCAAGCTGCTACTCAACCCATACAGCCGCCAGGACCGATAAAACCGCCGCCGATTGGTTCCACTCAGAATATAGCTCCATCATTTTTCACTCCACCATCAAGCAATGTTGCGTCGTCATTTTATAGCGCAGAAAATGTTGTGGAGCCCCCACAGAAACCATTAATAGAACCTCCAAAGGCCACTGGATCAGTTAACTTTAGAATGAATAAGAAAAGACCACAGTATTACTCCGGGCCAATAGAAGGGGTTGGTTCTATAAGCAACAGTGTCAAGCCTGTTATACCAACCGTAGATTCTGGATCATTCCAAGGTGCTTTATTCACGCCTGAACAGCCTAAAGCCGACCAAAACGTGCCATCTGCTGTGCCGTTTGATTTGAGCAAGCCTGTTGAAAATGTACCTCTGGTACCACAATTTAATGTAGCCAATCCTACGCAAAATGTGCAACCTCCAGCTGCTTTTGATATCACTCAACCAGCTGCTTACTCACTCTATGACAATGATAATGTAAGCTATGTACAACATACCGAAACGCAATATAACACAGCATTCGATTTGAGCCGACCTACCACAGAAAGTTATAACCAACAAGAAGAGCCAAAAGAATCCAAAGGTTTTGGAATAATTGGATCGTTAAAATCGAAACTAAGCAGCATTGATATCAATAAGATTCAACATAGCGTGACTACTTTCTTTGATCCTGCTTACAATAACGCCGCTAAAGATGAAGCTACAGCACAGATGCCACAGCAAAATGCACCTTATTCTACAATGCCATACGAACCACAACCAGCTCAAACAAATCTAGATATGTTCTTACCTTCGCAACAAAATACTCAGACGTACAATTACGATTTCCAACAACATCAGAATGCTGTATACCTAAACAATGAATATTACAAGTATCCGAACTTCCAGAACCAGGGTCAGCCACTTGCAGGACATTGTTCCAATAGTCACCACTATCCGAGCCATTCTTCGCACCCAAAACCGTTCGATACCCCACAAGGTTACCCAGACCCAACTGCTAATGCTCATATGTATACAAACCCAGCATCAAATGTCCAACAACAAGATGCCTTAAAGCCTACCAACCAGCCAGCAACCCAAGAACTTATAACAGCCAAAACATTTAAAGAAACTCAAGATTATAATGCTGAAAGAAAGATGGATGAAAACGTTGCAAGAGCTGGCCCTGAAGTAGCTAGACTTGTTCAAAGTACTACTTCTATTGAAGAGAAGTTTGCTACTAATTTCTTTGATATGGGAGCTTCTGAAGCTCAGAAACCGTTGTTTGTCCCAACTGCTGATATCCCAGCCAGTGTGCCTGATATTCCCAAAGCTGACTTATTCcaagaaataaaacatgtacCACAAGATATTAAGCCGGAACCGGTAGCAATGTTCGATCCTAATACAGTAAATCTATTTGGTAAATTGACTATTGATAATAAAGATCCCGAAAAAGACAAAGcggaaaaacaaaacataacaacTTACGGTGCACAAAGCatagatttatttgcaaatatagGATCCAATGAAGACAAGAGTGCAGATTTGACGTCACAATTATTTCCAAATGCACCTGCTGATAAGAATGATGTCCAGAAATCTGAAGATattataaaagttgataatttaTTCTCAAGCCCACTTTTTGATAGCAAGGAAAATACTCTAGCAAAGGACAGTCTGTTAAACACTTTGAGCAAAGATGATGTACCTATTCTTGGAGTATCATCAGTACCTTTATTTGGCCTAAGCACTATACTTGCTGACAAAGCTAAAGAATTTAATCAAGCAGAGAAGGCTTCAAGTTTATCTGATAGAAATTCTAGTATGAGCTTCTTTGATCACACTCAGAAGTCTGAAGATTATGGAGCCAAGAACGCCGACCCTCTTAACAGAAACGCCAGTTTCAGTTTCTTTGAAAACCTCCCTAAAACACAGCAAAATGATGACCATGATTATGACAAAAAGACAGAAATTTTATCCGGAAAATCTAGCGCAAGTTTTTTCGAAAATGTAGATGCTAGAGGCCaggaaataaaatttgaaagtTCTGACAGTAAAAACGACGAGGAAAATGAATATGAAACTGCAAACATTGGCATAGAAACCCAGGATGATAAAGAAAGTGTTTCTGAATTGAGCATTTGTGAGACCTGTAGAGAAGTAAATAAACCTGAGGACAGAGATGATGACCAAGATGTGACCAATCAGCTTATAGAGAATATTACTTCACCTATACAACTATCAAACCCAGTAGAAGCACCTCTGTCTGAAGCTTCTTTAACCGAACCAACAAATACTGAACAAGTAAAACTCGACGCTGGACAATTTGAAGAGATATCACATATAACTGAAGAAACAATTGAAACGATACAAGTGCAATCAGCCACTGAACTACTTGAAGATGTTGACGAAATAAAATCGATGAATTACGGCTGGACCGAAAGCGCTCTAAAACAAGACTACAATTTTAACATCGATCCCAATCCTATTGGTTTTATTGGATGTAATTCCCTCTTTTTCGATAAAGTACCGACAAATGCAGATGAGATTAAGCATCATGAGGATATGTTGGCTAGGCAGCTCAGTGCACCTTCTGCTCCACCCGCTGAAGATGAAGAAGACTCCAAATCAGATGAGGCTGGTATTTTAGACGTACACTCTATAGAACAGGATGCTAATAAAGACTTCCCTATATTCGAAGAGTTCGTTATAGAACCAgaaaatgatgatgacaaaGATTTTAGCGAGAGCTCAGAGAAAGAGTTAGATTCGTTCACAAACAGAGTTGAGAAAGCTAAGAACATGGATTTATCTGAACCTACTGATCACCAGAAAGGTTTATTCTTTGATACGCCATCACAACCGATTAGCATGGTTTCTTACTTTGATACGGGCAACTATGCTGTTGAGACTCACTATAGAAATACAAATACCCGACCAGCACCAACTCTAACTATCCCTCCAGGATTTGAAGAAGATTTTAAGAGGAGAGTAGCACTAGCTAAGCAGAGAGAAGAGAAAATAAGAAAAGAGTTGACAGTAGTACCAGACACTTCAACACAGACAAGGACTACATCAGTAGCTACATATTGCTCGTCTCGGATTGCACCTACTTTCAGCACTGCTCAACCAATAGGGTTCAATGTAGAAGCTAACATAACAAGCCTTGTTGATGATCTGAGCGAACCTTCGCCTGAATTCGAAGCTGCCCCCGGATCAACGCTAACAAAGTCATTTAAAAAGAACAAAGATGATGAGCATAAGAAATTGAAAGATCTACCAACAGACTTTATTGATGATGGAGAAGAAAATCTAGCGGCAAAACTGCCTGAGATACCTGatgttttcagttttaaatcGACTAAAAACGAACCTAAAATGCCTGAATTTCCCATAGCCCCCGGTGCAAAGATTGAAGATAAATCAACAAAACTACCTGATTTATCGACCGCTTTTGCTCCTAAATTAGAAGATAAACTCGAACCAACTTTGCCCGCGTTTACTGCTTTTTCAGCCCCTAAAGAAGAAAAAGCATTCACCGCATTTTCGGCTCCTAAAGAAGAAAAAGCATTTACTGCTTTTTCAGCCCCAAAAGAAGAGAAAGCGGAAACAAAGCTACCAGATCCTATTAACTTCTTCTCGGATACAACCGCAAACCCCTCAGAAGGTTTCAGTCGTCTAGCCAGTTATTTCTCATCACCCCCTAAAACGGAACATGCGAAATCTTTTTTTGAATTAAGCCAGAGTCAAAACCACTATAGGCACGCTTCTGCCGAACAGAAAACCAAAATCCACGATTTAATGAAAGATTTAACTTCAGTTCAAAATTTAACTGTAACTAAAGACCAAACTTTGCGTCACGTTAACTATTTCACCGTTGAATATGATGCGGTACTACCCGATTTTAATAAAGGCGACGTTAGCAAAGAAAGAGGTGAATTGGTGGACAGTAATGACGTTTTAGACTTAGGTAGTCTCGTAACCAATTGTAGGTATTGTTCGAAGATAATTGATAATAGTTTTAAAGTGAGGACAGCGGTTAATGAGAAAAGTGATCAAGGCAGTAACAGTCCACCTATGGAGCCTAAAAAAGAAACAGCGAGGGGGTCGGTGACCGTCAATTTTGATGGGTTGGCTATACACGAGGAGTCCAATGAAGAAGTCGCTGGCTTGAATGAG AACCGAGCAGCAACGGAGTACACGCCAGTGAAACACCACTGGTTCTACCGCGTGGACGTGGAAGACAAGTCTATATGGAGAGGCTTCTCCGTGGCCGACTCCAGGGCACTCGAAACCGCTTATTTGAACC CGGAACTGAACGACCAAACCCTAGTGCCTACGGACGGAGGTAGATATGACGTGAACGTGGTGGGTCGGCTACGCATACCCGTCTACTGGACTGATAAGCCTACCAATGTTAGAAG atGCAGTTGGTTCTACAAAGGTACAACGGATGCCAGATATGTGCCGTACACCGAACCAGTGGCTGAGAAATTAGAG GAAGAGTATCGCCACGGTATGACAACTTCAGAATGGCACAGACGTCTGGTGTTACCCAACGGGGAAGTGGTGGTCATGCATGGCCCGGCTGTGATGGTGCATTTCCTGCATAGCGATGCTTTTAGTACGCCGCCG CAATCCAGCTCCCGTCCCCGCGTGGTCCGCAGAGGTCACGACGAATCAGAGATCGAGGACACAGAGCCGTCCAGCATCGATCACCTGCTGTTGCTCTGTCATGGCGTCGGATCCGCTTGCGATATGCGCTTCCGGTCCGTCGAGGAAGTCG TGGAGGACTTCAGAGCGACCAGCCTACAACTGATACAGTCTCACTACAGGAACTCGTACGATCAGGGCGTCGTTAGCAGGGTGGAG GTACTCCCCATATCCTGGCACGCAACCCTCCACTCCGGAGAGACAGGTGTAGACCGCAGATTGTCACAAATAACCCTGGACAGCATACCCCGGCTGCGCAACTTCACCAACGACACTGTGCTCGATGTGCTGTTCTATACCAGCCCCGTGTTCTGTCAG ACAATTTTGGACACGGTATGCAAAGAACTGAATCGTATATACGAGATATTTCTGCAGCGGAACCCCACGTTTAAAGGGGGCGTTTCACTAGGCGGACATTCGTTGGGCAGCGTTATATTGTATGATTTGCTGTGTCATCAGGCTGAG CCCTCAAAAGATGGTTCGATCAGTCCCTCAAACAAGAACTACGTGAAAGGCCCCGCGGGTACCGGACAGCCTTGCGTCAACTACCCGCAGCTGGCGTTCAAGCCGGCCGCCATGTATGCGCTAGGAAGCCCTATAG CTATATTCGAGTGTATTCGCGGCGTCGAGTCACTAGGCTCGAGCTTCTCTCTGCCGACATGCAAGAACTTCTTCAATATATTCCATCCGTATGACCCGATCGCTTATAG GATTGAGCCACTGATCAACCCGGTACTACGCGATCTGAAGCCCTACCTCATTCCGCATCACAAAGGCAGGAAGAGGATGCATCTAG AACTAAAAGACACGATGGCTCGTGTGGGCGCGGACTTGAAGCAGAAGCTGCTGGAGTCACTGCGCAGCACGTGGAACAAGTGGAAGACTGCACCGCCCACTGATGGACAGCTGGAGAAG gTGGTAGAAGAAGAAATTGAGAAAGAACAATTGACAGATGAAAGCTCAGAAGAATTAGCCAGAGAGACTGAACTG TCGACGCCGGACAAGCTAGGGCGGCTGAACAACGGTCGCCGCGTCGACTACGTGCTGCAGGAGGCGCCGCTAGAGATGATCAACGAGTACCTCTTCGCTATGAGCAGCCATGTTGGATACTG GGAATCGGAAGACACGATGCTTCTAATGCTGCGCGAGATATACGACGCCCTGGGCGTTCAGCCGGACTGCACCGTGCCGCAGCAGAACCTTACCGTACAGAGGACCAGGACTGTCACTAAG